In the Triticum aestivum cultivar Chinese Spring chromosome 2B, IWGSC CS RefSeq v2.1, whole genome shotgun sequence genome, AATTGACCCCCTTCCCAGCTTCTCTTAGAATTGCCACTTGATAtttttttacaattcctagctaattagactttaactagctaggaattgtaaaaaaaGATGAAGTGGCAATTCTGGGGGAAGCTGGGAGGGGGTCAATTCTGGGAGAATTGCCCAAAAAACTGGCCCTAGGCTGGCTGGCTGGCTTGCCTCGAAGTTTCGTCCGGCCAGTTCGCAAGCTGGGTAGGTGGCGTTGCCTTGTGAGAACCTTGGTCTCTCCCAGCCGACGGCTCAAAACGGTGGTCAGATTCATGCCGTCATTACCGGCTGCATGCATggattttttttttgcgagaaaattttcgatctattcattttcaatcatggcagtacaacgaatactagaaataataaaaattatatccagatccataaaccacctagcgacgactaccagcactaaagcgagccgaaggcgcgccgccgtcatcgcccctccattgctggagtcgggcacaacttgttgtagtagacagtcgggaagtcgtcgtgctaaggccccgtaggaccagcgcaccagaacagcaaccgccgcagatgaagaataacgtagatcagaaaGATCCAATCCGAAGACACGCGAACATAGACGAataacgacgagatccgagcaaatccaccaaagatagatccaccggagacacacctccacacgcccaccgacggTGCTAGACGCGCCGCCGgaacggggactaggcggggagacctttattccatcttcagggagccgccgccgtctcgtcttcctgagcagaacacaaaccctagcaaaattgaaagaaacgactaaaaacagagccctcccgccggcccttgccaagatccaccgcgcccccatggtCCTAGGGCCACCGGAAAGGAGGCggagctgcggcggcgacggcaggaggcagaaaccctaacttttttgtggaggaaggaggaggcggcggctagctTTGGCTGCATGCATGGATTTGACAGCCAtgcggtggttgagagggtttTGCACCCTAGCTGGTGCTGGTGCAGGTGCCGCAATTCCCTTCTGAAAAAACCCGTGGAAGGAATCGAAGCCAGCAGAGTTCGAAATCCACGGTAGTACTGTACCAAGGAAGAGTCAGATACATGCGGCTTACAACCGAGGAACAGGCTGGTATGCTGAAAGTGACCCCCGCCGGCTCGTCATAGATCAACGGATGAAAACTCAACTCGTTTCGAATAGAAACAAGTATATTGGCGAGCATGGCATGTCTCTTTTGTCAATTTTTAAACGTGCAGAATACTGGCATGAGTGTTGCAGGCTCACGCTTGGGTTGTCATAAAGTCAAAGGCACCATTAGAAACACGCGAAGCAGGAAGACGCTGGCTAGAGATTTCCTGAAAAAATAATGTCCTTTCGGTTCATAACAAGACGGGACTAATTCTGTTTTTGACCTTTGGAGGGGGGACAACAACCGATGCTAATACTACCTCCTAAGTTGCGAATAAGAAAAAGAAATCCACCCAAAGTGGGACTTGCGTATGGATATCTAGTCCGTCTGTCCGCGAGACAATAGATAACTAAGGCGATGATGATTAGTAGGTCACCTGAGAGGATGACCAACTACACTAGGACTAAGCTCGGCGGCTACTACGTCTCATTTTCTAAGGAGGAGGGACTCTTTCGATTTTTAAAGCTTGGTATAACAAGGGCATTTGGAGTGCCTCATTCCTTTACTGTATTTTTTTAAAGCTCCAACAGGCGGCTTACAATCGAAGGGAAAGGGCGGCTAGTATTTTTTTATGTGATTTTATTTTCTATTGTTTGTTTTGTGTCATGTCTTTTCAGTGTACTGGTGTATTATTTCCCTCGATAATTATTAGATATAAAAGCCATTCCGTGTCTTTCTAAAAGAAATATAATcatttctctttatttatttttttataaataatCCTACTTATTTTAAAGTGATATATAAATTATACCGATGCATAAATGAACAAAACCACAAATTTACTTATCCAAAGggctatttcctttttcttctttggggCGGTGATTTGCTGCGTAGATCACGAGTCGTCAGTATGTCCTGATTTACATCAATGACTTTTTACCCGCTACTTCTATAAGCTCATAGGTTTTAACAAGGTTGCTCCAGTAAATTGGATGCCCAAAGTCAGATAACAAGCTTTGCTCACAGTGTGCCGCCTACTGATCCAGAACGAAGACCACACAAATTTCTTCAAATGACTTGTCTATAATTTCATATTCTTGTAAGGAACTTCTCGTAGGGACATGCAATAAAAGAGGGTCAAAAATAAGAATATTCACAAGATATTCTAGTACCATAGTGCAGGAAAATAGGGAATATATTAACGAATAAACATTTTTTGCATCGAAAAAAGATACTCCTAAAACCAGTGGCGAAAAGATCATGAACTGGCCAAACCGCCTCCCTTCTCCTTCGCGCATTCCCCATAAATACCTTCTTCCTCCCCATCTCCCCCTCCACCATCACAAACCAGAGGCACAGACCCGCACCAGGCGCATTCGCATACCACCGCAGACAAACCCCAAGAAATCACTAACCGCGCCTCCCGCCGCCAAAAtgctggccgccgccgcctccgtgaAGTTCTCCCCGGCGTCCGCCGGTGCCAGTACCACCACCATGTTGGCCTTCAAGCCTGTCCACCTCCCTGCCCTCCCCAACGCCGTCCCGCGTCCCCTCTCCCTCTCGGCGCGGCCTCTGTACCGCCAGGAGCCGTTCCTGGCGGCGGCCCGCAACGACCGTGCCGCGTCAACGGCGCCCCCTGCAGCCACCGCGGATGGCGCACGGCCGGTGGAGACGGCGGCCGCGCCGGAGGCCATGAAGAGCGCCAAGATCGGGGTCTACTTCGCCACGTGGTGGGCGCTGAACGTGATCTTCAACATATACAATAAGAAGGTGCTGAATGCGTTCCCGTACCCGTGGCTCACGTCGACCTTGTCCCTGGCAGCCGGCTCCGCCATCATGCTCGTGTCCTGGGCCACCAGGATCGCCGAGGCGCCCCAGACGGACCTCGATTTCTGGAAGGCTCTCTCTCCGGTGAGCGTCCTGCGCACTCATGGCTTCTTGGCGCTCGCTGTTCTTGCCAATCTCACCGGCCCGTACGTGTTCTCGATGTGCTGATGCGTGTGTGTtgggatttttttttatttttgtgtcCGGGCAGGTGGCGATTGCGCACACGATCGGGCACGTGGCGGCGACGGTGAGCATGGCGAAGGTGGCCGTGTCGTTCACGCACATCATCAAGAGCGCGGAGCCGGCGTTCAGCGTTTTCGTCTCAAGGTTCTTCCTCGGCGAGCACTTCCCGTTGCCGGTCTACTTCTCCCTCCTCCCGATCATAGGTGGATGCGCTCTCGCGGCCGTCACCGAGCTCAATTTCAACATGATTGGTGAGCAATCTGCAGACTcccatttttgttgaatcttgaaaTTACCTCCAGCGGATACTCCTACAACATAAGAAATATCGTCACTTTTGCTAGTATATACAACAGATATTTTTCAGTAGTACTCCATTTCCGAAGAACCTGAACTGTCCACAAGTCCTGAGGTCTATAATTTAGCACGTATATATTGTACCAAAGGCTTTATCTTTGGCGTCAAAATTGGACAACGTTGTACTTTTGGGTGCGACTTTAGTATCGCTCGTTGAAAGTATGCGGTTTAATTAATTCTGATAGCTCATATGCTCAATCAACTGTAGGATTCATGGGGGCGATGATCTCCAACCTGGCGTTCGTGTTCCGGAACATATTCTCCAAGAAGGGGATGAAGGGCAAGTCGGTGAGCGGGATGAACTACTATGCCTGCCTCTCCATGCTGTCCCTGGTGATCCTCCTCCCTTTCGCCTTCGCCATGGAGGGCCCCAAGGTGTGGGCTGCAGGCTGGCAGAATGCAGTCGCCGAGATCGGTCCCAACTTCGTCTGGTAAGCTCCAAATCACGTGACTGCTTGCCAGTTCGCTGTCGTAAGTTTTGTTGATGCTTAGCAATTCTAAATGCTTAATGAACTTTGGCGACGAACTATAGCATAGCAGTACAGCATTCATACTTCAGAATGAATTGGCACAAGTTCATTTACGAAAGACTGAGATTTTGACAGTGTGTGTGATATTTCAGTTGGTTCATGTGTCTAAATAAATGGATTCCTGTGTGTGTTGGTATGTACTGTAGGTGGGTGGCGGCGCAGAGCGTGTTCTACCACCTGTACAACCAGGTGTCGTACATGTCGCTGGACGAGATCTCGCCGCTGACATTCAGCGTGGGCAACACCATGAAGCGCATCTCGGTCATCGTCGCGTCCATCATCATCTTCCGCACGCCGGTGCAGCCCGTCAACGCCCTCGGGGCGGCTATCGCCATCCTCGGAACCTTCATCTACTCCCAGGTGACCCATCTCACACGCCTCACTTACCTCACCACGTACGTAAGGAAGCAAGCAAACCAGAATTTAACACTGAAACTTTTGTTGACCTCGTGTTGCAGGCAAAGCAGTAAGGCCCCGTTTGATAGCTCTGCATTTTCTAAGTATTTTGTGAATACTAcagtttttctaaatactatggtTTTAATTACTTTAAGCTGTTTGGTCTCCACAAAAAACTGTAGTATTAATACTACAGTATTCCTCAAAATGCAGTATTTTCTCTGTCTAATAAAAAGAACCCAGGACCTCTTTTTTTAAAACAGAGCAGGCGAAAAAACGAACACGTTTCTTCGTCCTCGTTCATTCTCATGCCACCGCCGCTCGCTCGTTGCTGGAGATCGTCTCTCCCTCAGGTTGCCGTGGATAGATAAAGAGACGACCATGGAAAAACGGCTAGTACGCTTAATCATCTGTTCCCTTCTCAAGGAGGCCCGTGGCATGAAGCTGGCAGGCCTTGCTTTCTGAGGAAGAAACCTCCTGCTGCCTCATGAAGATTGCATCaccgcgcctcctacttctcttCGTGTGTCTGCTACGGTGCCGGCCAGCTGACGGCACTGCACGGTTTTTCTCATCTTTGTAAGCTGCAGGACGAGCTTTGGGCATGGTTGTTGACAGTTTGGCTGTGGACTTTGTGCATATGGGTGGCCTTTTGCATGGCCGTTGGGTTTTGGGTAACAGGGTAAGCAAGTAGAAAACGGCTAGCTAGTTATTAGGTGCGTCAATATATACAACACTACCAAACAGCTCCAAAGTATTCCCAATACTTCAAAATAATGTGGTATGTCAAAACTGTGGTATCTTACACCTACATGCTAAAATGTTGTAGTTTTCAATACTTTGGTTTTTTCAATACTTTACTATCAAACACAGCCTAAGGGAAATCGACCAAACGATATCTCTTCCGACGAGAGCCGGCCCGGCGTTCGGACGTTATATGTTGTTGAGCATATCTGATTGAGGACACTCCCTTGTAATATATATACAGTATTAGGAATctccttcttttttcctttttttctaggTTTAGCTGCGGGTGTCTCTGAATTCTTCGTCTGTTGTTCCGTGACCATGGTGCTGATGATGTAGAGAGGTGAATGAATCCGTCCAAATAAAGTTGCCAGGAATTTTCGCCCCCGATCTCCAGCCTAGTTACGTGGTCCAAAACAAGTCGCGTGGTTGAGAATGCATCGGCCCAGATTGTTTGCTTGCTGGCGATGGATACAGGGGCATGGCGGCGTCGTGCAATTTGCGAAGCCGAGATCTCTGCGATGGGTGCGACGTTGGAGCGTAGCTCCTTTCCCTTTGCTTGTTGCCTTGGCCCCCTCTCtcactgcaggtgcagttgggtcactaacatgtgggcccaacaagcatctggcccttatgtcagtgacccaactgcacctgcaAGTTATGTCACTGAAGCTGCGTCCTTCTCGTTTGGGAGCTTGTGCTCGGTCCC is a window encoding:
- the LOC123044655 gene encoding glucose-6-phosphate/phosphate translocator 2, chloroplastic, which translates into the protein MLAAAASVKFSPASAGASTTTMLAFKPVHLPALPNAVPRPLSLSARPLYRQEPFLAAARNDRAASTAPPAATADGARPVETAAAPEAMKSAKIGVYFATWWALNVIFNIYNKKVLNAFPYPWLTSTLSLAAGSAIMLVSWATRIAEAPQTDLDFWKALSPVAIAHTIGHVAATVSMAKVAVSFTHIIKSAEPAFSVFVSRFFLGEHFPLPVYFSLLPIIGGCALAAVTELNFNMIGFMGAMISNLAFVFRNIFSKKGMKGKSVSGMNYYACLSMLSLVILLPFAFAMEGPKVWAAGWQNAVAEIGPNFVWWVAAQSVFYHLYNQVSYMSLDEISPLTFSVGNTMKRISVIVASIIIFRTPVQPVNALGAAIAILGTFIYSQAKQ